The proteins below come from a single Chryseobacterium capnotolerans genomic window:
- a CDS encoding outer membrane beta-barrel protein, protein MGNDLSYNTNSNIAPGFKKDFYFWNASLGYSFYNKQLTAKIKVYDVLNQNQSVKRTITDSYFEDREDLILKRYIMFSLSMKLNKFAGKKPKKK, encoded by the coding sequence ATTGGCAATGATCTCTCCTACAATACAAACTCCAATATTGCTCCCGGATTTAAAAAGGATTTTTATTTCTGGAATGCCAGCCTTGGATATTCATTCTACAATAAACAACTGACCGCAAAAATAAAAGTCTATGATGTACTGAATCAAAATCAAAGTGTAAAAAGAACCATTACAGATTCTTATTTTGAAGACCGTGAAGATCTGATCCTGAAACGGTACATCATGTTTTCTCTGAGTATGAAGCTGAATAAGTTTGCAGGTAAAAAACCGAAAAAGAAATAA
- a CDS encoding outer membrane beta-barrel protein yields the protein MNYNDKLGKDANLDNLSLQYTDSNTETRSKASKTTLLPDSTLKTDSESSNENESRQYNFNSSVGIKLDSLTNIYIAPSFSKAETFSSGQSISSTLKDEKLLNESKNSTQTKGESNTFSPNINFFKNFKKRNRSMMAMINTSITESNNDNINQSLNTFYKDSGMTTDNRNQLQKTRSQDNNYSFMAKYTEPISDSATIGIGLQYNSKLTRDIRDFNDFDPSTGQYSQYNTRLSNSMDQKINQFTPELSYYLYKKKFGLWATVNVDISEMDVNSVFNGQLYNLQKSFVLPKYSTNFRYSFTDRQSLIISNSSSFTIPDAGKLIPYKDESNPLITNTGNPDLKNTWTNETSVSFNSYNMVKNLNYHIMAGFTYRNNDVINYSKYDNSGKQIITYSNISGNKNFSFSMGLTKTFKWNEHKLRIAPRFSMNYNYNNGFINGEAFTSRAYNFNPGLNLNYEIKDIFTIKPSYSLGYSFSDYTNYNVNKVNTTSQSLKVELTNYLFQKTFSLAMISPTIQTPILLPDLKRIFISGMPALDIHSTINN from the coding sequence TTGAATTACAATGACAAACTTGGGAAAGATGCCAATCTTGACAACCTCAGCCTGCAATATACAGACTCTAATACTGAAACCCGGTCCAAAGCTTCAAAGACAACACTCCTTCCGGATTCTACCCTTAAAACGGATTCTGAAAGCAGCAATGAGAATGAATCCAGGCAATACAATTTCAACAGTTCTGTGGGAATAAAGCTGGATTCATTGACTAATATTTACATCGCGCCTTCATTTTCAAAAGCAGAAACTTTCAGCTCAGGACAATCCATATCATCAACCTTAAAGGATGAAAAACTTTTAAATGAAAGTAAAAATAGTACTCAAACCAAAGGAGAGAGCAATACTTTCAGCCCCAATATTAATTTTTTCAAAAACTTTAAGAAAAGAAACAGGTCAATGATGGCCATGATAAATACCTCTATTACAGAATCTAATAATGATAATATCAATCAGTCACTGAATACCTTTTATAAGGATTCCGGGATGACTACTGATAACCGTAATCAGTTACAAAAAACCCGTTCTCAGGATAATAATTATAGTTTTATGGCCAAATATACGGAGCCTATCTCAGATTCTGCCACCATAGGTATCGGCCTGCAATACAACTCAAAATTAACCCGAGATATAAGAGATTTTAATGATTTTGATCCATCTACAGGGCAGTATTCTCAGTACAATACCCGTCTTTCTAATAGTATGGATCAAAAGATCAATCAATTTACTCCTGAATTGTCTTACTATCTTTATAAAAAGAAATTCGGTCTCTGGGCTACGGTAAATGTTGATATTTCAGAGATGGATGTCAATTCGGTTTTTAACGGACAACTGTATAATCTTCAGAAAAGTTTTGTCTTACCCAAATATTCAACCAATTTCCGATATTCTTTTACAGATCGCCAATCATTAATTATATCCAACTCTTCCAGTTTCACAATTCCTGATGCCGGAAAGCTGATTCCCTATAAGGATGAATCTAATCCTTTAATTACCAACACCGGAAATCCTGACCTTAAAAATACCTGGACCAACGAAACAAGCGTATCTTTCAACAGTTACAATATGGTCAAGAATTTAAACTACCATATTATGGCAGGGTTTACTTACAGAAACAACGATGTTATCAATTATTCCAAATATGATAATTCCGGAAAGCAGATTATCACCTACAGCAATATCAGTGGTAATAAAAACTTCAGCTTCAGTATGGGACTCACCAAAACATTCAAATGGAATGAGCATAAACTTAGGATTGCTCCAAGGTTCAGCATGAATTACAATTATAATAATGGATTTATCAATGGTGAAGCATTTACAAGCAGAGCATATAATTTCAACCCGGGCCTTAATCTGAATTATGAAATCAAAGATATATTTACGATAAAGCCATCCTACAGCCTTGGTTATAGTTTTTCAGATTATACCAACTATAATGTAAACAAAGTGAACACCACCAGCCAATCCCTTAAGGTTGAACTAACCAATTATTTGTTCCAAAAGACTTTTTCATTGGCAATGATCTCTCCTACAATACAAACTCCAATATTGCTCCCGGATTTAAAAAGGATTTTTATTTCTGGAATGCCAGCCTTGGATATTCATTCTACAATAAACAACTGA
- a CDS encoding TonB-dependent receptor: protein MKKILLFVFLVCNFLIIYAQRLYIDGKVTDPEKKPVENATIYLLKAKDSTIINYTATNKEGKFSLQTDEIKEPSFLKIDTEKLSYSKTLESIQQSLSLGNIELEKKKIIALDEVKITVSPVKVKNDTIEFNASALKVPPDSQIDELLKQIPGVEIGNDGKITVNGKAVDQIMVNGKPFFDKDGKTALQNLPADIIKNIQFTTTKTKEEEFTKRAPKSQNTTINFNIDEKKNKGLMSKILAGYGSDKRYEGNVFLNYFKGDTKISVLASANNINSKSSSGDQIFDTMGRGSGQQGGGIQKIQ, encoded by the coding sequence ATGAAGAAAATCTTATTATTCGTGTTTTTGGTATGTAATTTTTTAATTATATACGCTCAAAGGCTATATATTGATGGAAAAGTAACCGATCCGGAAAAAAAACCTGTAGAAAATGCCACCATATATCTGCTAAAGGCTAAAGACTCCACCATTATCAATTATACAGCAACTAATAAGGAAGGTAAATTTTCGTTGCAGACCGATGAGATAAAAGAACCTTCCTTCTTAAAAATTGACACTGAAAAACTATCGTATTCAAAAACGCTTGAGAGTATTCAGCAGTCATTATCTCTGGGTAATATAGAACTTGAAAAAAAGAAAATCATTGCTCTTGATGAGGTGAAGATTACGGTTTCTCCGGTGAAAGTAAAGAATGACACTATAGAATTCAATGCTTCTGCTCTTAAAGTTCCGCCAGACAGTCAAATTGATGAACTTTTGAAACAGATTCCGGGAGTAGAAATTGGGAATGATGGAAAAATTACAGTCAACGGAAAAGCTGTAGACCAGATTATGGTCAACGGAAAACCTTTTTTTGACAAGGATGGAAAGACTGCCCTACAAAATCTTCCTGCAGACATCATTAAAAATATTCAATTTACCACTACCAAAACTAAAGAAGAAGAATTCACCAAAAGAGCTCCGAAATCTCAGAATACTACCATTAATTTCAATATTGATGAAAAGAAAAACAAGGGTCTTATGTCAAAAATACTGGCCGGATATGGTTCTGATAAGCGGTATGAAGGAAATGTATTTTTAAATTACTTTAAAGGAGATACCAAAATCAGTGTCCTAGCATCTGCCAATAATATCAATTCAAAAAGCAGCTCAGGAGATCAGATCTTTGATACAATGGGGCGTGGAAGTGGCCAGCAGGGAGGCGGAATTCAAAAAATTCAATAG
- a CDS encoding SH3 domain-containing protein produces MSTLQDKYSSVVSAAQSAGISNLQVQEQDGILYVSGDASNTAAKDAVWNALGAIDSTYSASDINIDVQVAGLASGASLTVATDESNLNIRQEPSTEAAVVGKAAKGSAVTLIEQTSDDWWKVKTADGQEGYAYSRYLRA; encoded by the coding sequence ATGAGTACATTACAAGATAAATATTCAAGCGTAGTTTCAGCAGCTCAATCTGCTGGGATTTCAAACTTACAGGTTCAGGAACAAGACGGAATTTTATATGTTTCCGGAGATGCTTCCAATACAGCTGCAAAAGATGCAGTTTGGAATGCTTTAGGTGCTATTGATTCTACTTATTCTGCTTCAGATATCAATATCGATGTACAGGTTGCAGGTCTTGCTTCAGGTGCTTCTCTTACTGTAGCTACAGATGAATCTAATCTGAACATCAGACAAGAGCCTTCTACTGAAGCTGCTGTAGTAGGAAAAGCGGCAAAAGGTTCTGCTGTAACTTTAATTGAGCAGACTTCTGATGACTGGTGGAAAGTGAAAACTGCTGACGGTCAGGAAGGATATGCTTATTCAAGATATTTAAGAGCATAA
- a CDS encoding BON domain-containing protein, whose product MKKTIAMAALAVAVSFGAVSCKKKVSDADLQTQATTVVTSNPNASVEVKEGVAHLSGTFADQASKDAMIAQLKSIKGVKDVMDMSKVEVTPAPAPVETKSAVDPAVQKKVQDAVKDFPTVKVEVINDELTLTGNVSKEQAKKIKQSVDALKVGKVKFNYTVK is encoded by the coding sequence ATGAAAAAAACTATCGCAATGGCTGCATTAGCTGTAGCTGTATCTTTCGGGGCAGTTTCTTGCAAGAAAAAAGTTTCTGATGCCGATCTTCAGACTCAGGCTACAACTGTAGTAACTTCTAATCCCAATGCTTCTGTTGAAGTAAAAGAAGGTGTAGCTCACTTAAGCGGAACTTTCGCGGATCAAGCTTCTAAGGATGCTATGATTGCTCAATTAAAGTCAATTAAAGGAGTAAAAGACGTAATGGATATGTCTAAAGTAGAGGTTACTCCGGCTCCAGCACCAGTTGAAACTAAATCTGCTGTAGATCCTGCTGTTCAGAAAAAAGTTCAGGATGCAGTAAAAGACTTCCCTACCGTAAAAGTAGAAGTTATCAATGATGAGCTTACCCTTACAGGAAACGTTTCTAAGGAACAAGCTAAAAAAATTAAACAGTCTGTTGACGCTTTAAAAGTTGGTAAAGTTAAATTTAACTACACAGTAAAATAA
- a CDS encoding dicarboxylate/amino acid:cation symporter yields MKGQNKLFIAIIIALILGVGIGGIVHVQYPESAEPFSKNIKLLGTVFIRLVQMIIAPLVFTTLVVGIAKMSDIKMIGRVGTKAMLWFISASLISLFIGLILVNWLEPGHVTKLPVQDVASAEDLLKSSKSFSLEDFVKHMIPKSLFEAFATNEVLQIVVFAIMFGVALANLGEEYSKPVVKLFDIIAHGILKMVGYIMWFAPLGVLGAIAAVVATNGFEIFKVYAIYLRDFFFALGVLWLVLLLVGYFILGNRLFDLLKRIKEPLLIAFSTTSSEAVFPKLVEELEKFGCNSRVVSFILPLGYSFNLDGSMMYMTFASIFIAQIYGVEMTIGQQITMLLVLMLTSKGIAGVPRASLVIIVATCSMFGIPPEGIALILPIDHFCDMGRSMTNVLGNTLATSAVSKWEGQLTEPLDKI; encoded by the coding sequence ATGAAAGGACAGAATAAACTTTTTATAGCAATTATCATCGCACTTATCCTGGGAGTAGGAATTGGAGGAATTGTACATGTGCAATATCCGGAAAGTGCAGAACCTTTTTCAAAGAATATAAAACTATTGGGAACGGTTTTCATCAGGTTGGTACAGATGATTATTGCGCCTTTGGTATTTACTACACTGGTGGTAGGAATTGCTAAAATGAGTGACATCAAAATGATCGGAAGAGTAGGAACAAAAGCAATGCTTTGGTTTATTTCCGCTTCTTTGATTTCCCTTTTTATCGGGTTGATACTTGTTAACTGGCTGGAGCCGGGACATGTAACCAAATTACCCGTTCAGGACGTTGCTTCAGCGGAAGATCTTTTGAAAAGCAGTAAAAGTTTTTCATTAGAAGACTTTGTAAAGCATATGATTCCTAAAAGTTTATTTGAAGCCTTTGCAACCAACGAAGTATTGCAGATTGTAGTATTTGCGATTATGTTCGGAGTTGCTTTAGCTAATTTAGGAGAAGAATATTCTAAACCGGTAGTAAAACTTTTTGATATTATTGCTCATGGTATCCTTAAAATGGTAGGATATATCATGTGGTTTGCTCCTCTTGGAGTATTGGGAGCCATTGCGGCTGTGGTAGCCACCAATGGTTTTGAGATCTTTAAGGTATATGCCATCTATTTGAGAGACTTCTTCTTTGCATTGGGTGTACTTTGGCTGGTTCTTTTATTGGTAGGATATTTTATCTTAGGGAACAGACTGTTTGATTTATTAAAAAGAATTAAAGAGCCATTACTCATTGCATTCTCTACGACCAGTTCAGAAGCCGTATTTCCAAAATTGGTAGAAGAACTTGAAAAATTCGGATGTAACAGCAGAGTAGTCTCTTTCATTCTTCCTTTAGGATATTCCTTTAACCTGGATGGGAGTATGATGTATATGACATTTGCTTCTATCTTCATTGCACAGATTTATGGAGTAGAAATGACAATCGGTCAACAGATCACCATGCTTTTAGTATTGATGCTTACTTCCAAAGGGATTGCAGGAGTTCCGAGAGCATCTTTGGTGATCATTGTAGCAACCTGTTCAATGTTCGGAATTCCACCAGAAGGAATTGCATTAATCTTACCAATTGACCACTTCTGTGATATGGGAAGAAGTATGACTAACGTATTAGGAAATACCCTGGCAACTTCCGCAGTCTCGAAATGGGAAGGGCAGTTAACCGAACCTTTAGACAAAATTTAA
- a CDS encoding phytanoyl-CoA dioxygenase family protein — MSLNSLSTYKSHIEKYGFSVINEVFSKAEVTQIIHVLDNIDTSKENFRKSEDLFAIRQFLKEVPEVKDLIFNENVKKIINEIFGDRYFVVKSIYFDKPEASNWYVAYHQDLTISVDKKLELSGFGPWTTKQNQFAVQPPLNILENIYTIRIHLDDTDENNGALKIVPESHSKGIYRPETIDWNVETEEICKVEKGGVMLMKPLTLHGSNRTTNGKKRRVIHIEFSDMELPEVLQWAERMN; from the coding sequence ATGAGTTTAAACAGCTTATCAACTTATAAAAGCCATATTGAGAAATATGGCTTTTCAGTTATTAATGAAGTGTTTTCTAAGGCAGAGGTTACTCAGATTATCCATGTTCTGGACAACATAGATACATCAAAAGAGAATTTCAGGAAATCAGAAGACCTGTTTGCTATCAGACAGTTTTTGAAGGAAGTCCCGGAAGTTAAAGACCTTATCTTTAATGAAAATGTCAAGAAAATCATCAATGAAATCTTTGGTGATCGGTATTTTGTAGTAAAAAGTATCTATTTTGATAAACCGGAAGCCTCCAATTGGTATGTTGCTTATCATCAGGATCTGACTATTTCGGTTGATAAAAAGCTGGAGTTATCTGGTTTTGGTCCCTGGACTACAAAACAGAATCAGTTTGCGGTACAGCCGCCATTGAATATTTTAGAGAATATTTATACCATAAGAATTCATCTGGATGATACGGATGAGAATAACGGAGCGTTGAAAATTGTTCCGGAATCTCATTCTAAAGGAATTTACAGGCCGGAAACAATCGACTGGAATGTGGAAACCGAAGAAATCTGTAAGGTAGAAAAAGGTGGAGTGATGCTCATGAAACCTCTTACACTTCATGGGTCTAACAGAACTACCAATGGAAAGAAAAGAAGAGTCATTCACATAGAATTTTCAGATATGGAGCTTCCTGAAGTGCTGCAATGGGCAGAAAGAATGAATTGA
- a CDS encoding chitobiase/beta-hexosaminidase C-terminal domain-containing protein, translating to MKKGLFALSLLLTQIIDAQNHSQHVDPKMETNDPTTTFQQVIAAPAVKADRIFDFSTKVEIISQNPDDKIYYMTLDASDMNKKKKFTAYKKPFTISRTTQIQAYIERKREKSSVTTANFNRRPNYWAVTTLSKADPQYTATGKIALIDGIKGDINWRKGDWQGYLGQNFEALIDFQSPLQITQISSTYLQDHKAHILMPKKVEYYASMNAKDFILLDTINNDIDPKDEKVQIKDFATEILPTEARYLKVKAYYPGKIPGWHQKTGGETYIFIDEVSVK from the coding sequence ATGAAAAAAGGACTGTTTGCATTGTCTTTATTATTGACCCAGATTATAGATGCTCAAAATCATTCTCAGCATGTGGATCCAAAGATGGAAACCAACGATCCTACAACTACTTTTCAGCAGGTCATTGCCGCTCCGGCCGTTAAAGCGGACAGAATCTTTGATTTTTCCACCAAGGTTGAGATTATTTCGCAGAATCCTGATGATAAAATCTATTATATGACTTTGGATGCCAGTGATATGAACAAAAAAAAGAAGTTCACAGCCTACAAAAAACCTTTTACTATCAGCAGAACAACGCAGATTCAGGCCTATATAGAAAGAAAAAGAGAAAAGAGCTCAGTAACAACAGCTAATTTTAACAGAAGGCCTAATTATTGGGCAGTCACTACCCTCTCAAAAGCTGATCCTCAATATACAGCTACCGGAAAAATCGCATTAATTGATGGGATCAAAGGTGATATAAATTGGAGAAAAGGAGACTGGCAAGGTTATTTGGGGCAGAATTTTGAAGCTCTAATCGATTTTCAATCTCCTCTGCAAATCACCCAGATTTCCTCTACTTATCTTCAGGACCATAAAGCCCACATCTTAATGCCTAAAAAAGTGGAATATTATGCCTCTATGAATGCAAAAGATTTTATTCTTCTGGATACTATCAACAATGATATTGATCCTAAAGACGAAAAGGTGCAGATCAAGGATTTTGCCACTGAAATTCTTCCTACCGAAGCTAGATATCTTAAAGTAAAAGCTTATTATCCTGGAAAAATTCCTGGCTGGCATCAGAAAACCGGTGGTGAAACGTATATTTTTATTGATGAAGTCTCTGTAAAATAG
- a CDS encoding carboxypeptidase-like regulatory domain-containing protein has product MKKILVSAIILLPTAFFSQIITGKITHSGKAGSYVEIIAVKDQKKQTAISDEKGNYSLKLSEEGNYTIKLIQDGMEVSHTDITVNGNVKQDFFIEEKKEKQIEGVTLTAKKTD; this is encoded by the coding sequence ATGAAGAAGATACTAGTTTCAGCCATTATTTTATTACCAACCGCTTTTTTTTCTCAAATCATAACAGGAAAGATCACTCATTCTGGAAAAGCGGGTTCCTATGTGGAAATTATAGCTGTAAAGGATCAGAAAAAGCAGACTGCCATTTCTGATGAAAAAGGAAATTATTCATTGAAGCTTTCTGAAGAGGGGAATTATACTATAAAACTGATTCAGGACGGAATGGAAGTTTCCCATACAGATATTACGGTGAATGGGAATGTAAAGCAGGACTTTTTCATTGAAGAAAAAAAGGAAAAGCAGATTGAAGGGGTAACACTTACTGCTAAAAAAACTGATTGA
- a CDS encoding TonB-dependent receptor domain-containing protein — MVFNVANSVASQGMDGADALAATPLVKVDENAGVSIAGKSGVAIMINERILNLSSAELVTYLKSLRSENIEKIEVITTPPAKYEAQGNSGLINIVLKKNQNLGWNGSFTTGFQQQTYSGFSNSATLNYQNEKLRSSLKLRQSKYQKHSFENYRITGTEGLKSHDDRTDFGDGLGANLSIDYQLNGKSNIGFIYDYGRGHSNMDIENTSDYFQNDNYTNTLSTYAEHRGRSTQQTISAYYDVKFGKQDNKLSITGNYFSNLPKTTIDFTTKESSGNQFVVKSPSVVDYKIYSGQADLILPYQFAKTEAGIKFTNFDNNSSIFYQNLDNGNYITDVLKSNEFEYNEKNYAAYFSLEKSFNEKWSAKAGLRYEYSVVNGNSLTSGQQSESSYGKFFPTAYVSYKSDENNTFSLNYSKRINRPGFRAINPYRWYINVNSYFTGNPFLQPSINHNFEFSHVYKGKLSTTLYFQRTLDGFGQLASLSGESRTSTFFNFYNQNSLGATLNYSDTFFKRWETNYSADVSYTDMTVFTTDASSKKGYSYDFDFQNNLSLNNGKTIQLILNYWLRLPSNSGNLRWDFVGNLTTGVKMNLMDKKLQINVIVSDIFKQSRSKGEIFYTTGSHYFNNYYDARRLTVSATYTFGNKKVKGTNRNVNFDEKNRAN; from the coding sequence TTGGTTTTTAATGTAGCCAATTCTGTTGCTTCCCAGGGAATGGATGGAGCAGATGCATTGGCTGCAACACCTTTAGTGAAAGTTGATGAGAATGCAGGCGTTTCTATTGCAGGGAAAAGCGGCGTTGCCATTATGATCAATGAACGAATTCTAAACTTATCTTCAGCCGAACTTGTAACCTATCTTAAAAGTCTCAGATCAGAAAATATAGAGAAAATTGAAGTGATCACTACGCCGCCTGCTAAATATGAAGCTCAGGGAAATAGTGGTCTCATCAATATCGTTCTGAAGAAAAATCAGAATCTGGGCTGGAATGGAAGCTTTACAACAGGTTTTCAGCAGCAGACCTACTCTGGATTTTCAAACAGTGCAACCCTCAATTATCAGAATGAAAAACTGCGTTCTTCACTGAAATTAAGACAAAGTAAATATCAAAAACATTCTTTTGAAAATTATAGAATAACAGGAACAGAAGGACTTAAAAGTCACGATGACAGAACGGATTTTGGAGATGGACTTGGTGCTAATCTTAGTATTGACTATCAGCTAAACGGGAAATCTAACATCGGGTTTATCTACGATTATGGAAGGGGGCATTCTAATATGGATATTGAGAATACTTCAGATTATTTTCAGAATGATAATTATACCAATACATTATCTACTTATGCAGAACACAGAGGGAGATCTACACAGCAGACAATAAGTGCTTACTATGATGTGAAGTTTGGAAAGCAGGATAATAAATTAAGTATTACCGGAAATTATTTTTCTAACCTTCCCAAAACTACCATAGATTTTACAACTAAAGAAAGTTCTGGAAATCAATTTGTTGTGAAATCACCATCGGTGGTAGATTATAAAATTTACTCGGGGCAGGCAGACCTTATTCTGCCTTATCAGTTTGCCAAGACAGAGGCAGGGATTAAGTTTACCAATTTTGATAATAATTCGAGCATCTTTTATCAAAATCTGGATAACGGAAATTATATAACAGATGTTTTGAAGAGTAATGAGTTTGAGTACAATGAGAAAAACTATGCTGCTTATTTCAGTCTTGAGAAATCTTTTAATGAAAAGTGGTCAGCAAAAGCCGGACTTCGATACGAATATTCTGTGGTCAACGGAAATTCGCTGACTTCCGGTCAGCAGTCGGAAAGTTCTTATGGCAAGTTTTTTCCTACTGCTTATGTGAGTTATAAGAGTGATGAAAATAATACGTTCAGTCTTAATTATTCTAAAAGGATCAACAGGCCGGGATTTCGTGCGATCAATCCATATCGCTGGTACATCAATGTAAACTCATATTTTACCGGAAATCCTTTTTTACAGCCTTCTATTAATCATAATTTTGAATTTTCCCATGTCTATAAAGGGAAATTATCAACCACCCTTTATTTTCAGAGAACGTTGGATGGGTTTGGTCAATTGGCCAGTTTATCGGGGGAGAGCAGAACAAGTACATTTTTCAATTTTTATAATCAGAATAGCTTAGGTGCTACCCTTAATTATTCAGATACATTTTTCAAACGTTGGGAAACCAATTATTCTGCTGATGTATCTTATACAGATATGACTGTTTTTACTACCGATGCTTCTTCTAAAAAGGGATATAGCTATGATTTTGATTTTCAGAATAATCTTTCACTGAATAATGGGAAAACCATTCAGTTAATTTTAAATTATTGGCTTCGTCTTCCTTCTAATTCGGGAAATCTGCGATGGGATTTTGTAGGGAATTTAACTACAGGGGTAAAAATGAATCTTATGGATAAAAAATTACAAATTAATGTAATCGTTTCAGATATTTTTAAGCAATCGAGAAGTAAAGGAGAGATTTTTTATACGACAGGATCTCATTATTTCAATAATTATTACGATGCCAGAAGGCTTACAGTATCGGCCACTTATACTTTCGGAAATAAGAAAGTAAAAGGAACGAACCGTAATGTAAACTTTGATGAAAAAAATAGAGCGAATTAA
- a CDS encoding Mrp/NBP35 family ATP-binding protein, translating to MLTKEKVQEFLKEIEVDDLVNNLQIMGNDVYIDMTAHSPAMHEKKKLEAAMKQAFASEFGEDIHLKLKIVSPEPSEIQQSQIKGKQIPGIQNIIAIASGKGGVGKSTVSANMAVTLAKMGFKVGLLDADIYGPSVPTMFDTEGAKPISVEVDGKNMMKPIENYGVKMLSIGYFSGANQAVVWRGPMASKALNQMIRDAAWGELDFLLIDLPPGTGDIHLSIIQEVPVTGAVIVSTPQHVALADVRKGIAMFQMESINIPVLGLIENMAYFTPEELPENKYYIFGNQGAQYLAEDLGIPVLGEIPLIQSIREAGDVGRPAALQEDSKIAEIYTETARKMVESLVERNKNLPPTEAVKISTMAGCSPKAK from the coding sequence ATGTTGACGAAAGAAAAGGTTCAGGAATTCCTTAAAGAAATAGAAGTAGATGATTTGGTGAATAATCTTCAGATTATGGGTAATGATGTTTATATTGACATGACGGCTCATTCACCAGCAATGCATGAAAAGAAAAAGCTGGAAGCAGCTATGAAGCAGGCTTTTGCCAGTGAGTTTGGAGAAGACATTCATTTAAAACTTAAAATTGTTTCTCCGGAACCTAGTGAAATTCAGCAAAGTCAGATCAAAGGAAAACAAATCCCTGGGATTCAAAATATTATCGCTATTGCTTCCGGTAAAGGAGGAGTAGGAAAGTCTACAGTTTCTGCAAATATGGCAGTTACTTTAGCAAAAATGGGTTTTAAAGTAGGATTATTGGATGCTGATATCTACGGACCATCAGTTCCTACCATGTTCGATACAGAAGGGGCAAAACCAATCTCTGTAGAAGTGGATGGAAAAAACATGATGAAACCTATCGAAAATTATGGAGTGAAAATGCTTTCTATTGGATATTTCTCCGGAGCTAACCAGGCGGTAGTTTGGAGAGGGCCAATGGCTTCAAAAGCATTAAACCAAATGATCAGAGATGCTGCATGGGGTGAATTGGATTTCTTATTAATTGACCTTCCTCCGGGAACAGGTGATATTCACTTATCAATCATTCAGGAAGTGCCTGTAACAGGAGCTGTGATTGTAAGTACACCTCAGCATGTTGCTTTGGCAGACGTAAGAAAAGGGATTGCCATGTTCCAGATGGAAAGCATCAATATTCCGGTTCTTGGATTAATCGAAAATATGGCGTATTTTACACCAGAAGAACTTCCTGAAAATAAATATTATATCTTTGGAAACCAGGGAGCACAATATTTGGCAGAAGATCTTGGAATTCCGGTATTAGGAGAGATTCCATTGATCCAAAGCATCAGAGAAGCAGGAGATGTAGGAAGACCGGCTGCTCTTCAGGAAGACTCTAAAATTGCAGAGATTTATACTGAAACGGCAAGAAAAATGGTAGAAAGTTTGGTAGAAAGAAACAAAAATCTTCCACCAACTGAAGCTGTGAAGATCTCCACTATGGCAGGTTGCTCGCCAAAAGCAAAATAA
- a CDS encoding NifU family protein yields METNITHEDTVTRVMEALESIRPFLNKDGGDIELIDVKDNQVFVKLLGNCSGCSLNFSTLKLGVENTIKQHAPEIEKVVNVE; encoded by the coding sequence ATGGAAACAAACATAACGCACGAAGATACAGTAACAAGAGTAATGGAAGCTCTGGAAAGCATCAGACCGTTTTTAAATAAAGACGGTGGTGACATTGAGCTTATTGACGTGAAGGATAATCAGGTTTTTGTAAAACTTCTTGGTAACTGTTCCGGATGCTCGTTGAACTTTTCAACCTTAAAATTAGGGGTGGAAAACACAATCAAGCAACATGCACCGGAAATTGAGAAAGTAGTAAACGTAGAGTAA
- a CDS encoding barstar family protein encodes MQGWLGFAFHIQTPEIDHPNVKIELDGNLFDNINEFYCAIGEAVNGPGGYFGRNFNALIDFFYGGFGVQSMAEVNWKNHDRSRKLLKRDFEIILEIFEERRVKVLLE; translated from the coding sequence TTGCAGGGCTGGCTTGGCTTTGCATTTCATATTCAAACACCAGAAATAGATCATCCCAATGTAAAAATAGAACTTGATGGAAATTTATTTGATAATATAAATGAATTCTATTGTGCAATCGGAGAAGCTGTCAATGGCCCCGGCGGATATTTTGGCAGAAATTTCAATGCATTAATAGACTTTTTCTACGGAGGCTTTGGAGTTCAATCAATGGCTGAAGTCAATTGGAAAAATCATGATAGAAGCAGAAAGCTTTTAAAAAGAGATTTTGAAATTATTCTTGAAATCTTTGAAGAGCGTAGAGTAAAAGTTCTATTGGAATAA